The Geobacter metallireducens GS-15 region AAAGCATCGAAAAGAAAGGGCTGATGGATAAAGGTCAAGGGAGTTCGCTCCATTCTCTTTAACCCCAGGCCCAAAAACTAGCCCTTAGATTGGCACCGAAAGGTTCGCTATGACCATTTTCACTCCACTGTTCCTCATTGCCATCGGCGTCTTCATCTGGCAGTGCGGCAAGAAACTGAGCCTCATTCGTCTCGGCCGGCCCGAGAACCGCTTTGACAATCCGTCGTTGCGGCTCTGGGACATGCTGCTCTACGCCTTCGGCCAGAAGCGGGTGGTGGCCCGCCCCTTCGGGCTCAACCACTTCGTCATCTTCTGGGCTTTCGTCGTGCTCCTCATGGCCAACGGCGCCTTCATCCTGGAAGGACTCATCCCCGGCTTCCGCCTGGCGAACGTCTTGCCGACAGCCCTCTACCACCCGCTGGTCTTCGCCTTTGACATCGTCTCCCTGTTTGCCCTGGCGGCCATCGTCCTCTCCTTTGCCCGGCGGCTCATCTTCAAGCCGGCCTACCTGGACAGCGCCTACGTAAGCGCCAGAAGTTTCGAGGCGTTCCTCATCCTCTCGTTCATCGCCCTGCTGATGATCGCCTCCTTCGGCCTGAACGGCGTCAAGATTGTGGGGGGACTGGAGCCGGCCTCCTTCATGCCGGTTTCCGCCGTTGCCGCCAACATGCTCGCGGGGAGCGGCGCCAGCCTGCCGGCACTGGGGAGCTTCTTCTGGTGGCTGCACGCCACGGTGCTCCTGGCTTTCATCTGTTTCCTCCCCATGAGCAAGCACATGCACATCCTCACCGCCATACCCAACTGCTTCTTCCAGAACCTGGGGAGCACCAGCACCCAGCCCCGCGAGGAATTCGCTGTCGGCAACCGCTATGGGGTGGAGAAAGTCACCGACTTCACCTGGAAGGACCTGTTTGATTCCTTCTCCTGTACCGAGTGCGGCCGGTGTCAGGATGCCTGTCCGGCCAACGCCACCGGCAAGTCCCTCAACCCCCGGCAGGTGGTGCACAGTCTGAAGGCAAACCTGCTGGCCAACGAGCAGGCCCTGAAGGCGGGTGAGCCGCCGCGGGTCCCCCTAATCGGAGCGGAAGGGGAGGGGACCAACACCGAGGAGACCATCTGGGCCTGTACTACCTGCGGCGCCTGCCTTCAGGCCTGTCCCGTCATGATCGAGCACCCCTCGAAGCTGGTCAGCATGCGTCGGCATCTGGTGGAGATGAAGACAACATTCCCCGAAGAGCTCCTGAACCTCTTCGAGAACATGGAGCAGCGCTCAAACCCGTGGGGGATCGCCCCCAGCGAGCGGGCCAAGTGGGCCGCACAGATGGATGTAAAACCCTTCGAGGCAGGGAAGACCGAGTACCTCTTCTATGTGGGGTGCGCCGGCTCCTTCGACTCCCGGAGCAAGCAGGTGACGGTGAACGTGGCAACGATCCTTGACGCGGCAGGCATCTCCTGGGGGATTCTCGGCAAGGACGAGAAGTGCTGCGGCGACAGCCTCCGGCGCCTGGGGAACGAATACGTCTTTGACCGGATGGCCCGGGAGAACGTGGAGATCTTCCGGGAGCGGGGGGTGACCAAGGTCATCGTCCAGTGCCCCCACTGTTTCACCACCCTCAAGAACGACTACCGCCAGTACGGTATCGAGCTGGAA contains the following coding sequences:
- a CDS encoding heterodisulfide reductase-related iron-sulfur binding cluster, translating into MTIFTPLFLIAIGVFIWQCGKKLSLIRLGRPENRFDNPSLRLWDMLLYAFGQKRVVARPFGLNHFVIFWAFVVLLMANGAFILEGLIPGFRLANVLPTALYHPLVFAFDIVSLFALAAIVLSFARRLIFKPAYLDSAYVSARSFEAFLILSFIALLMIASFGLNGVKIVGGLEPASFMPVSAVAANMLAGSGASLPALGSFFWWLHATVLLAFICFLPMSKHMHILTAIPNCFFQNLGSTSTQPREEFAVGNRYGVEKVTDFTWKDLFDSFSCTECGRCQDACPANATGKSLNPRQVVHSLKANLLANEQALKAGEPPRVPLIGAEGEGTNTEETIWACTTCGACLQACPVMIEHPSKLVSMRRHLVEMKTTFPEELLNLFENMEQRSNPWGIAPSERAKWAAQMDVKPFEAGKTEYLFYVGCAGSFDSRSKQVTVNVATILDAAGISWGILGKDEKCCGDSLRRLGNEYVFDRMARENVEIFRERGVTKVIVQCPHCFTTLKNDYRQYGIELEVIHHSELIQQLLDAGRLKLNRQVSELGKIILHDSCYLGRHNDVYKAPRQVVAKVTGAVPTEFDRAREESFCCGAGGGRMWMEEQTGTRINLNRVTEALSKSPDTICVACPYCMTMFEDGLKDKQAGQTKVRDIAEVVAEALRPAQ